Within the Bacillus sp. FSL K6-3431 genome, the region TTGGTGATTTAACAAGTGTGGTGCAGCAAATTATTGGACAGGAAAGATCTGCACGGGAAGCATTAGTAAAAACATCGAACATACAATTAGAGGATAGGGTTTTCCGATCATTGGGTATACTTGCTAATAGCAGAATAATTGAGACTAAAGAAGCGGCAGAATGTTTGTCAGATGTACGGTTAGGCATAGATACAGGATATATTAAGCATCTGTCGAAAAATATTTTAAATGAACTAATGATTTTAATGCAGCCGGGATTTCTACAGCAATATGCAGGAGGACCTCTCCGTCCTACTGAGCGCGACATAAAGAGAGCAGCGTTTATTCGAGAACGTTTAAAACTAGATGAAAGAGACTGTTAGGAGGAGATTATATGATGTTTGGTCGTTTTACAGAGAGAGCACAGAAAGTATTGGCATTATCGCAGGAGGAAGCGATTCGATTAGGACATAATAATATTGGTACTGAACATATATTGTTAGGGCTTGTCAGTGAAGGCGATGGAATTGCGGCGAAAGCTTTGTATGCTCTTGCACTTAGTCCAGAAATGATCCAAAAAGAAGTAGAAACATTAATTGGACGTGGGCAGGATAAAGCAGAGTCTATTAACTATACCCCGCGTGCAAAAAAAGTGATTGAGTTATCCATGGATGAGGCTCGTAAACTAGGTCATTCCTATGTCGGTACGGAGCATATTCTTTTAGGATTGATTCGTGAAGGAGAAGGAGTCGCCGCTCGTGTATTAAATAATCTTGGAGTTAATTTAAATAAAGCACGTCAGCAGGTACTTCAACTGCTTGGAAGTAACGAAGTAAATAATCATTCAGGTAGTGGTGGTTCACAAGGTGCAAGCACACCTACATTAGATAGTCTTGCCAGGGACTTAACTGCGGTCGCAAAAGAAGGAACCTTAGATCCGGTAATTGGCCGGAATAAAGAAATCCAAAGAGTGATTGAAGTGCTGAGCAGACGTACTAAAAACAATCCAGTGCTCATTGGAGAGCCAGGTGTAGGGAAAACTGCTATTGCCGAAGGGTTAGCACAGCAAGTGATAAACAATGAAGTTCCTGAGACATTGCGTGGTAAGCGAGTAATGACACTTGATATGGGGACTGTTGTGGCGGGAACAAAATATCGTGGTGAATTCGAAGATCGCTTAAAGAAAGTGATGGATGAAATCAGACAGGCGGGTAATATTATCCTGTTTATAGATGAACTTCATACCTTAATAGGTGCAGGTGGAGCAGAAGGAGCCATTGATGCTTCTAATATATTAAAGCCATCGCTAGCTCGGGGAGAACTGCAATGTATTGGTGCGACAACACTTGACGAGTACCGAAAATATATCGAAAAAGATGCAGCACTTGAACGCAGGTTCCAGCCGATTCAAGTGGATGAACCGACAGCAGAAGAATCAGTTCAAATTTTACAAGGACTTCGTGATCGCTATGAAGCTCATCACCGTGTATCGATTACAGACGATGCGATCGATGCAGCCGTAAAATTATCTGATCGTTATATTTCTGATCGGTTTTTGCCAGATAAAGCGATTGATTTAATTGATGAAGCTGGTTCCAAAGTGAGATTGCGATCTTATACGACACCTCCAAATTTAAAAGAGCTTGAATTGAAACTAGATTCTATTCGTAAAGAAAAGGATGCTGCAGTACAAAGTCAAGAGTTTGAAAAAGCAGCGTCCTTACGCGACTCAGAACAACGTCTTCGTGAAGAATTAGAAGAAACGAAGAAAACATGGAAAGAAAAGCAAGGACAAGAAAACACAGAAGTCACTGTAGAGGATATTGCATCAGTTGTGTCTAGTTGGACTGGAATCCCAGTTTCCAAACTTGCATCTACTGAAACAGAAAGGCTGCTGAAATTAGAAGAAATTTTACATTCGAGAGTGATTGGTCAAGAAGAAGCCGTGAAATCCATTGCGAAAGCAGTGAGACGTGCTCGCGCTGGGTTGAAGGATCCGAAGCGTCCGATTGGCTCATTCATATTCCTTGGGCCAACTGGTGTCGGTAAAACAGAATTAGGAAGAGCGCTTGCTGAATCTATGTTTGGTGATGAGGATGCGATGATTCGAATTGACATGTCAGAGTATATGGAGAAGCACTCAACTTCAAGACTTGTCGGATCACCTCCTGGATATGTTGGTTTCGAAGAAGGTGGGCAGTTAACTGAAAAGGTTAGACGTAAACCTTATTCCGTTATCTTGCTCGATGAAATTGAGAAAGCACATCCGGATGTTTTTAACATCCTATTACAAGTTTTAGAAGATGGTCGTTTGACGGATTCAAAAGGAAGAACAGTTGATTTTCGTAATACTGTACTGATATTGACATCAAACGTTGGTGCGCAAGCATTGCAACGTAATAAGTATGTTGGTTTTAGTATCCAAGACGGTGCACAAGATTATAAAGATATGAAAAGTAAAGTAATGGAAGAACTGAAAAAAGCATTTCGTCCGGAGTTCTTGAACCGGATTGACGAAATTATTGTTTTCCATGCACTTGAAAAACTTCATTTAAAAGAAATTGTGACTCTAATGGCAGATCAATTAATAAAACGACTGAAAGAACAAGAAATGGATCTTGAACTGACAGAGGCAGCGAAAGAGAAAATTACAGAAGAGGGATATGATCCGGAATATGGAGCAAGGCCTTTGAGAAGATCACTTCAAAAATTTGTTGAAGATCGCCTATCCGAGGAATTACTTAAAGGAAATATCGCTGCAGGGCACAAAATTGTGATTGATGTGGAGAATGGGGAATTTACAGTAAAGACGACTGAAACATCGGTTTCTTGATAATAAGAGTAAATTATATTGGCTAAAATGAAGATAGGTAGCTACTTCGACATTTTCACACTTTGTGGCAATGTCGAGGTAAACTACTTCAAATAGTTCAATATAAGTAGAGAGTTGAGAAATTTGAATTAAAATAGATGGAAAGGTTGTTGGGGATTGTCAAAGAAAAAAACAAAATTCATGTGTCAAGATTGCGGTTATGAATCCCCCAAATGGATGGGACGTTGTCCAGGGTGTGGAGAATGGAATAAAATGGTGGAGGAAACTGCGATTGTAGGCAAACAGCCGAAGCGTTCTTTTCAGCATTCAGCACCGGGTACACCTTCAAAAGCAGCCGCTATTACAACGATTGAAACAGATCAAGAACCACGTGTTACGACAAAAATGCAAGAGTTAAATCGAGTACTTGGTGGTGGTGTAGTACCGGGGTCATTAATTTTAATTGGTGGCGACCCAGGGATTGGAAAGTCAACATTGCTTTTACAAGTATCCGCTCAATTAGCGGTTTCGAGTCAAAAAGTTTTATACATATCAGGTGAAGAATCGATTAAACAAACGAAATTAAGGGCAGATCGTCTTCATGTATCCTCCCCAGAGTTATATATTTATGCGGAAACAAACTTGGAATCTATTCACCAAACAATTGAAGATATATCGCCAGATTTTGTTGTTGTAGACTCGATTCAAACGGTATATCATCCAGAAGTTACATCTGCTCCAGGTAGCGTTTCGCAAGTGCGTGAATGTACGGCAGAGCTAATGCGGATTGCAAAAACAAAAGGTATCGCTATATTTATAGTCGGACATGTGACGAAAGAAGGTGCAATTGCGGGACCGCGACTTCTGGAACATATGGTTGATACTGTACTGTATTTCGAAGGTGAGCGCCATCATACATATCGGATTTTAAGGGCTGTCAAAAATCGATTTGGTTCGACAAATGAAATGGGCATCTTTGAAATGAAAGAGGCGGGACTTGAAGAGGTAGCTAACCCCTCAGAAATTTTCCTAGAGGAGAGGTCTAAAGGTGCTTCTGGTTCTACAGTTGTTGCCTCTATGGAGGGAACAAGACCAGTCCTTGTTGAAATTCAAGCGCTGATTTCACCTACAAGTTACGGAAACCCTCGAAGAATGGCGACAGGAATCGACCATAATCGAGTGTCTTTATTGATGGCTGTTTTAGAAAAACGCGTGGGACTATTATTGCAAAACCAAGATGCATACTTAAAAGTTGCAGGAGGTGTCAAACTAGATGAGCCGGCAATTGATTTAGCGGTGTCCATTAGTATTGCATCTAGCTTTCGTGATCAACAGACAAGGGCTACAGATTGTATCATAGGAGAAGTTGGTTTGACGGGTGAGGTAAGGCGTGTCTCAAGAATTGAACAACGTGTGCAGGAAGCGGCAAAGCTTGGATTTGAAAGAGTTTTAATTCCAGCCAATAATATAGGTGGTTGGAAAATTCCAGCGGGCATTCAAGTAATAGGGGTCGGGACAGTTGGAGAAGCGCTTAAACAAGCATTTACAACATAATTATCACAGGGGAGAAATTGCTTTTCCTTGTGTAAAATTGACAATGGCAAATAATACTGCTACCTTTTTGTGAAGAAATAATTTTTATAAATGCTTAAATAAAAAAGGTTTGTTAATACTATGTTTTTTAATTGGGTTTATTGTTAATAATTACTACAAGGAGGTGACAAGATACATGTTAAAACGCATTGTACAAGTTTGTTTTTTGTTATTGGGAGGAACATTGGGCATTTTTCTAATTCCTGAAGGGTTGAAGTTGGTAAAGTTAGATGGTGTGGTCTTGATCAATAACCCCTATGTTTCGGCTATTATAGGTGCTATTATTTTTTATTTACTTACTTTTTGGGCTGTTGGTTATATCGTAAATATTGTGAAGTGGTTTGAAGATCGGCTTATTAAGGCTCCCATAACTGATATTATATTTGGAAGTCTTGGCCTTACATTTGGATTAATTGTCGCTTATTTAGCAGGACTTGCAATTAATCAAATGGAAATACCGATTTTAAAGTCATTTGTGCCTATTTTGCTCACTTTAATGCTAGGGTATCTTGGTTTTCAAGTTGGATTTAAGAAAAGGGATGAACTCATAAATCTATTTTCTATTAATCGCTCCGGAAAAAAACGTACTGAAGAAGCGGAGGAAGAAGAGAAGCCTGTTAAGAGTTTAAAAATCCTTGATACGAGTGTAATTATTGATGGGAGAATTGCTGATATCTGTCAGACTGGTTTTTTGGATGGGGTTATTGTTATCCCTCAATTTGTTCTTGAAGAGCTTCAACATATTGCCGACTCTTCTGATGCATTGAAAAGGAATAGAGGAAGACGTGGTTTAGATATTTTAAATCGTATCCAAAAAGAAATTGATATTCCTGTGGAGATGTATGAAGGTGATTTTGAAGAAATTCAGGAAGTGGATTCGAAGCTCGTCAAACTTGCAAAAATTTCAAATGGAATTGTTGTGACAAACGATTATAACTTAAATAAGGTATGCGAGTTCCAAAATGTGAGTGTTTTAAATATAAACGATCTTGCAAATGCGGTGAAACCAATTGTACTTCCTGGTGAAGAGCTCAATGTACAAGTCATCAAAGACGGCAAGGAATACAATCAAGGTGTCGCGTATTTGGATGATGGAACAATGATTGTTGTCGAAGAAGGCAGAAACTATATAGGTAAACGAATTGATGTTGTTGTAACGAGTGTTCTTCAAACATCAGCTGGTAGAATGATTTTTGCAAAGCCGAAATTACTGGAAAAGGCTTTATAAGAGGATTCCTACGCACTATATATGATAAGGGGATCAATAAAATGGATTATCAAGTAATTATTCCAGCTGCTGGATCTGGTAAGCGAATGGGTGCGGGCTATAATAAATTATTTTTAAAAATAGATACTCGCCCGATTATTCTCCATACTTTAAACGTTTTTGGAACGGATCCTCGATGTAGTAACATTATTCTGGTTATCCAGCAAGAAGAAAAGGATCTTTTTACGGAGCTACTTTTAAATAGCCGCTATCTATCGAAAATTAAGTTTGTATATGGCGGGGATGAGCGCCAGTTCAGTGTTTATAATGGATTAAAGGCAGTTGTAAATACTGAAATAATCCTTGTTCATGACGGTGCACGTCCATTTATTCGCTTAGAAACGATTGGACGTTTAGTAGATGTAGCAGCTGAAAGTGGTGCAGCTATTGCTGCTGTCCCTGTAAAAGATACGATAAAAAAGGCAGTTAACCTCGAAGTAGTTGAAACAGTGGAGAGATCCAGCTTGTGGCAGGTGCAAACCCCACAGGCTTTTCGTTTTTCTGTCTTGATGGATGCACATAGTAAAGCGAGTAAAGAAAAGTTTATAGGTACAGACGAAGCTTCTCTTGTAGAAAGAGATGGCCAGCTAGTGAAAATTGTAGAGAGTGATTATGATAATATTAAATTAACGACTCCAGAAGATCTTTATTTCGCTGAAGCGATCATGGTGAAACGGAAGCGTTTATCACAAAATTAAAGGGCAATAAACCTCAACGAATAAATTATCTAGGTGTAAGGAGAAAGGGGCATGAGTAATGTTAAGAGTTGGACAAGGTTTTGATGTACATAAGTTTGCTGAAAATCGACCATTAATAATTGGTGGTATCGAGATTCCGTATGAAAAAGGATTGATCGGTCACTCTGATGCAGATGTTTTATTACATACGGTGGCAGATGCGTGTTTAGGAGCAATTGGTGAAGGGGATATAGGACGTCATTTTCCGGATACAGATCCAAATTTTAAAGACGCTGATTCTGCAGAGTTATTGCGTCATGTTTGGAATCTTGTGAAAGAAAAAGGATATGTACTAAGCAATATTGACTGTACCATTATGGCGGAAAAACCAAAGATGGCACCACATATTGAAAAAATATGTGTGCGAATCTCGGAATTACTAGAGGCGGATCGGGGTCAAGTAAATGTTAAAGCGACTACGACTGAACGACTTGGTTTTGTGGGACGTGAAGAAGGAATTGCAGCTTTGGCCGTCGTCCTTCTTCAAAAAAGCTAGGCTAATAACGTAAGCTTTCATCATTTAATGAACTAATGTAAAATAGATAAAAGGAATTGAGATATTTGAGGAGGCATTAACATGTCAAAAGACATTCGGGTGCGTTATGCACCAAGTCCTACTGGGCATTTGCATATAGGGAATGCAAGGACAGCACTTTTTAATTACTTGTTTGCGCGTAATTTAGGCGGAACATTTATAATTAGAATAGAAGATACAGATCAAAAACGAAACATTGAGGGCGGCGAAGAGAGCCAACTTTCATATTTAAAATGGCTGGGAATGGATTGGGATGAGAGTGTAGATAAGGATGGAGGATATGGACCATATCGCCAGTCCGAACGTCTCGACATTTATAAAAAGCATTATGATGAATTATTAGAACGTGGACAAGTATATAAATGCTATTGCACAGAAGAAGAGTTAGAAGCGGAGCGGGAAGCTCAGATAGCACGTGGTGTGATGCCTCGTTATTCAGGAAAGTGTACAAACCTCACGAAAGAAAATCAGGCACAGTTTGAGGCAGATGGCAGACAACCAAGCATCCGCTTTAAAGTACCAAAGGCGAAAGTCTATACTTTTAATGACATAGTAAAAGATGAAGTTTCTTTTGAGTCGGATGGTATCGGTGATTTTGTGATCGTCAAGAAAGATGGCATTCCAACCTATAACTTTGCTGTAGCGATAGATGATCATTTAATGGAAATTAGTCATGTTTTACGTGGGGATGACCATATTTCTAACACCCCAAAACAACTAATGGTATTCGAAGCTTTTGAATGGGAGCCTCCTGTTTTTGGACATATGACGCTTATCGTAAATGACAGCCGTAAAAAGCTAAGTAAACGAGACGAGTCAATCATTCAGTTTATTGAACAATATGCAGATCTGGGTTATTTACCTGAAGCCCTTCTTAACTTCATTACATTACTCGGATGGTCACCTGAAGGAGAAGAAGAAATCTTTTCGAAAGAGGAAATTATTAAGATCTTCGATGCAGATCGCTTGTCTAAATCACCTGCAGTATTCGACAAACAAAAGCTTGCGTGGATGAATAATCAATACATGAAGAAACTTGATTTAGATAAAATTTTTGAACTATCGTTACCACATCTTGTTAAAGCGGGTCTAGTAAATGAAGAAAACCCGGAAGAAAAGGTGTGGGCAAGAAACATCATTTCTCTTTATCAAGAACAAATGAGTTATGGTGCAGAAATTGTAGAGCTATCAGAGATGTTTTTTAAAGATGCAATTGATTATGATGAAGAGGCACAAGTAATATTGGAAGAAGACCAAGTTCCAGATGTGCTCCAAGCTTTTTATGAAGAGATCAGTGCGCTTGATCCGTTTGAGGCTGGTGGCGTAAAAAAAGCGATTAAAGCAGTCCAAAAGTCAACGGGACAAAAAGGGAAAAAGTTATTTATGCCTATTAGGGTTGCTGTTACAGGGCAAACGCAAGGGCCTGAATTGCCAAATTCAATTGAATTATTAGGTAAAGAAAAAGTGAAAAGTAGGCTTGAGAGAATAAAAGGTTAACAATTAGAAGGAAATGTAATATATTAGAGATATAAATAAAAGCGTTGAAGAGGGAAAGTAAAAAAATGATGCTAATCAGAGAGAATCGCCATTGGCTGAGAGCGATTCAAGCCACTCATTTTTTGAAGTGCACCTTTGAGCCCTGAACCGAACGGTTGAAAAACCAATTAGGTGAAGGCGGGAACCTTGCCGTTAAGAAGGAGAAGCTGGGATTTTGCTGATATTATTAGTAAGGTCCAACCAGAGTGGAACCGCGCCAAAAGCGTCTCTGATTTTCAGAGGCGTTTTTATGTTGCTTTTTTCTAGAAGGGTAACTTTTAACAAGAGTTCCTTGTACTATTCGATGCCAACAAGCGTTTATATTGCCAGTGCTATTTGTTAATTTTTATTCATTCTTGACTCAAAGGCTATACACGTCGATATAGTTACATCAATAAATGCCCCGCACATACGCTGCTAGAAAGGGTGGGAAGCTATGATAAAACGAATGAAGGAAGATATTGCAACGGTATTTGATCAAGATCCGGCAGCGCGTAGTAGCCTAGAGGTTATCTTGACATACTCCGGTCTACATGCGATTTGGGCACATCGTATTGCACATGTACTTTTTAAAAGAAACATGTTTTTTATGGCAAGGGTCATTTCGCAAATGAACAGGTTTTTTACTGGAATTGAAATACATCCGGGAGCAAAAATCGGGCGTCGATTTTTTATTGATCATGGTATGGGTGTTGTTATCGGTGAAACATGTGAAATTGGAAATAATGTAACTGTTTTTCAAGGTGTGACACTCGGAGGAACAGGTAAAGAAAAAGGTAAGAGACATCCAACAATCGAGGACTTTGCATTAATAGCCACGGGAGCCAAAGTGCTTGGAAATATTGTCATTGGAGAAAACTCTAAGGTGGGCGCAGGTTCCGTGGTATTAAAAAATGTGCCACCAAATTCAACGGTAGTAGGAATCCCTGGTCGAGTGGTCATTCAAAATGGAATAAAAATGAATAGAAAACTGGATCATAATAATTTGCCTGACCCGGTTTCCGATAGGTGTTCGGAAATGGAAAACGAAATCTCTAAGTTACAGGC harbors:
- the clpC gene encoding ATP-dependent protease ATP-binding subunit ClpC, which encodes MMFGRFTERAQKVLALSQEEAIRLGHNNIGTEHILLGLVSEGDGIAAKALYALALSPEMIQKEVETLIGRGQDKAESINYTPRAKKVIELSMDEARKLGHSYVGTEHILLGLIREGEGVAARVLNNLGVNLNKARQQVLQLLGSNEVNNHSGSGGSQGASTPTLDSLARDLTAVAKEGTLDPVIGRNKEIQRVIEVLSRRTKNNPVLIGEPGVGKTAIAEGLAQQVINNEVPETLRGKRVMTLDMGTVVAGTKYRGEFEDRLKKVMDEIRQAGNIILFIDELHTLIGAGGAEGAIDASNILKPSLARGELQCIGATTLDEYRKYIEKDAALERRFQPIQVDEPTAEESVQILQGLRDRYEAHHRVSITDDAIDAAVKLSDRYISDRFLPDKAIDLIDEAGSKVRLRSYTTPPNLKELELKLDSIRKEKDAAVQSQEFEKAASLRDSEQRLREELEETKKTWKEKQGQENTEVTVEDIASVVSSWTGIPVSKLASTETERLLKLEEILHSRVIGQEEAVKSIAKAVRRARAGLKDPKRPIGSFIFLGPTGVGKTELGRALAESMFGDEDAMIRIDMSEYMEKHSTSRLVGSPPGYVGFEEGGQLTEKVRRKPYSVILLDEIEKAHPDVFNILLQVLEDGRLTDSKGRTVDFRNTVLILTSNVGAQALQRNKYVGFSIQDGAQDYKDMKSKVMEELKKAFRPEFLNRIDEIIVFHALEKLHLKEIVTLMADQLIKRLKEQEMDLELTEAAKEKITEEGYDPEYGARPLRRSLQKFVEDRLSEELLKGNIAAGHKIVIDVENGEFTVKTTETSVS
- the ispF gene encoding 2-C-methyl-D-erythritol 2,4-cyclodiphosphate synthase — translated: MLRVGQGFDVHKFAENRPLIIGGIEIPYEKGLIGHSDADVLLHTVADACLGAIGEGDIGRHFPDTDPNFKDADSAELLRHVWNLVKEKGYVLSNIDCTIMAEKPKMAPHIEKICVRISELLEADRGQVNVKATTTERLGFVGREEGIAALAVVLLQKS
- the ispD gene encoding 2-C-methyl-D-erythritol 4-phosphate cytidylyltransferase, whose amino-acid sequence is MDYQVIIPAAGSGKRMGAGYNKLFLKIDTRPIILHTLNVFGTDPRCSNIILVIQQEEKDLFTELLLNSRYLSKIKFVYGGDERQFSVYNGLKAVVNTEIILVHDGARPFIRLETIGRLVDVAAESGAAIAAVPVKDTIKKAVNLEVVETVERSSLWQVQTPQAFRFSVLMDAHSKASKEKFIGTDEASLVERDGQLVKIVESDYDNIKLTTPEDLYFAEAIMVKRKRLSQN
- the cysE gene encoding serine O-acetyltransferase is translated as MIKRMKEDIATVFDQDPAARSSLEVILTYSGLHAIWAHRIAHVLFKRNMFFMARVISQMNRFFTGIEIHPGAKIGRRFFIDHGMGVVIGETCEIGNNVTVFQGVTLGGTGKEKGKRHPTIEDFALIATGAKVLGNIVIGENSKVGAGSVVLKNVPPNSTVVGIPGRVVIQNGIKMNRKLDHNNLPDPVSDRCSEMENEISKLQAELESLIGKGEQEDGNQNL
- a CDS encoding PIN/TRAM domain-containing protein gives rise to the protein MLKRIVQVCFLLLGGTLGIFLIPEGLKLVKLDGVVLINNPYVSAIIGAIIFYLLTFWAVGYIVNIVKWFEDRLIKAPITDIIFGSLGLTFGLIVAYLAGLAINQMEIPILKSFVPILLTLMLGYLGFQVGFKKRDELINLFSINRSGKKRTEEAEEEEKPVKSLKILDTSVIIDGRIADICQTGFLDGVIVIPQFVLEELQHIADSSDALKRNRGRRGLDILNRIQKEIDIPVEMYEGDFEEIQEVDSKLVKLAKISNGIVVTNDYNLNKVCEFQNVSVLNINDLANAVKPIVLPGEELNVQVIKDGKEYNQGVAYLDDGTMIVVEEGRNYIGKRIDVVVTSVLQTSAGRMIFAKPKLLEKAL
- the radA gene encoding DNA repair protein RadA; translation: MSKKKTKFMCQDCGYESPKWMGRCPGCGEWNKMVEETAIVGKQPKRSFQHSAPGTPSKAAAITTIETDQEPRVTTKMQELNRVLGGGVVPGSLILIGGDPGIGKSTLLLQVSAQLAVSSQKVLYISGEESIKQTKLRADRLHVSSPELYIYAETNLESIHQTIEDISPDFVVVDSIQTVYHPEVTSAPGSVSQVRECTAELMRIAKTKGIAIFIVGHVTKEGAIAGPRLLEHMVDTVLYFEGERHHTYRILRAVKNRFGSTNEMGIFEMKEAGLEEVANPSEIFLEERSKGASGSTVVASMEGTRPVLVEIQALISPTSYGNPRRMATGIDHNRVSLLMAVLEKRVGLLLQNQDAYLKVAGGVKLDEPAIDLAVSISIASSFRDQQTRATDCIIGEVGLTGEVRRVSRIEQRVQEAAKLGFERVLIPANNIGGWKIPAGIQVIGVGTVGEALKQAFTT
- the gltX gene encoding glutamate--tRNA ligase — protein: MSKDIRVRYAPSPTGHLHIGNARTALFNYLFARNLGGTFIIRIEDTDQKRNIEGGEESQLSYLKWLGMDWDESVDKDGGYGPYRQSERLDIYKKHYDELLERGQVYKCYCTEEELEAEREAQIARGVMPRYSGKCTNLTKENQAQFEADGRQPSIRFKVPKAKVYTFNDIVKDEVSFESDGIGDFVIVKKDGIPTYNFAVAIDDHLMEISHVLRGDDHISNTPKQLMVFEAFEWEPPVFGHMTLIVNDSRKKLSKRDESIIQFIEQYADLGYLPEALLNFITLLGWSPEGEEEIFSKEEIIKIFDADRLSKSPAVFDKQKLAWMNNQYMKKLDLDKIFELSLPHLVKAGLVNEENPEEKVWARNIISLYQEQMSYGAEIVELSEMFFKDAIDYDEEAQVILEEDQVPDVLQAFYEEISALDPFEAGGVKKAIKAVQKSTGQKGKKLFMPIRVAVTGQTQGPELPNSIELLGKEKVKSRLERIKG